From one Thermatribacter velox genomic stretch:
- a CDS encoding DUF6062 family protein: MDYLNSKLREYLDKPGCPLCHLLREQDKKYLDSIFWEMVNDTELRTQLIKDGGLCADHLQLVFKERPSVLGIAILFRDLLIHHLQGELPDFGNIKCRLCIRNQEMEKKLYKTLIKHWPEWKKQWGRHTFLCRKHSRLFPPEEKTSIEIHSFSEKALYEVLKLVSSFIEKFDYQKTHLPFSELEKESWQYLLEFFASKPLSKTRRGGKIS; encoded by the coding sequence GTGGATTACCTTAACTCCAAACTGAGAGAATACCTTGACAAACCTGGATGTCCTTTATGTCATCTTTTACGAGAACAGGACAAAAAATATCTTGACAGCATTTTTTGGGAAATGGTAAACGATACCGAGTTGCGAACCCAGCTAATAAAAGATGGCGGCTTGTGTGCCGATCACCTGCAGCTGGTTTTCAAGGAGCGACCATCAGTTCTTGGTATTGCCATCCTCTTCAGAGATTTGTTGATACATCACCTTCAAGGTGAGTTACCAGATTTCGGTAACATAAAGTGCCGTCTTTGTATCAGGAATCAAGAGATGGAAAAGAAACTATACAAAACCCTCATAAAACACTGGCCAGAGTGGAAAAAACAGTGGGGAAGGCATACCTTCCTTTGTAGAAAACACTCCCGTCTTTTTCCGCCAGAAGAAAAAACTTCCATTGAAATACACAGCTTCTCTGAAAAAGCACTGTATGAAGTGCTGAAACTTGTCAGCTCTTTTATAGAAAAATTTGATTATCAAAAGACCCATCTCCCTTTTTCTGAGCTTGAGAAAGAATCTTGGCAGTATCTTCTGGAATTTTTCGCTTCCAAACCCCTTAGCAAAACTCGTCGAGGAGGAAAAATTTCATGA
- the crcB gene encoding fluoride efflux transporter CrcB, producing MNDLILIAAGGAIGAVARFLLSGWFQNLISFSFFPLGTWLVNLVGSFLLSIIMYTAEASGILSREFRVFLSIGFLGSFTTFSTFEYESFRLFEEKEYLYFFLNSGGGFGAAFFSIFLGKIVANLLWR from the coding sequence ATGAATGACTTGATATTAATTGCCGCAGGTGGAGCAATTGGTGCAGTAGCGCGCTTTCTCCTGAGCGGCTGGTTCCAAAATCTAATATCTTTCTCCTTTTTTCCTTTGGGAACCTGGCTGGTAAATCTTGTTGGAAGTTTTTTGCTGAGTATAATCATGTACACAGCAGAGGCAAGTGGAATACTAAGCCGTGAATTTCGGGTCTTCCTCAGCATAGGTTTTTTGGGTTCTTTTACCACGTTTTCGACCTTCGAATATGAATCGTTCCGGTTGTTTGAGGAAAAAGAGTACCTTTATTTCTTTTTAAATTCAGGGGGTGGGTTCGGAGCAGCTTTCTTCTCGATCTTCTTAGGTAAAATAGTAGCAAACCTTTTATGGAGGTAA
- a CDS encoding DUF190 domain-containing protein codes for MRKEERAVLLRIFIGESDKYDGKPTYQYLLQEFKKLKLAGATVLRGIAGFGKKSYHIQITSVLRLSSDLPVIVEVVDTEEKIAQIKPLLDKVVKEGLITEEKVTIYFYGSDV; via the coding sequence ATGAGAAAGGAAGAGAGAGCTGTCCTGCTGCGCATCTTCATTGGTGAATCCGATAAATACGATGGTAAACCAACTTACCAGTATCTGCTCCAGGAGTTTAAGAAACTCAAACTGGCTGGAGCTACCGTGTTACGAGGCATAGCAGGATTTGGAAAGAAAAGCTATCATATACAAATCACATCAGTACTCAGACTTTCCTCAGACCTTCCAGTAATTGTTGAAGTGGTGGATACTGAGGAAAAAATAGCCCAAATCAAACCCCTCCTGGACAAGGTAGTCAAGGAGGGGTTAATCACCGAAGAAAAGGTTACTATTTATTTCTACGGAAGCGATGTTTAA
- a CDS encoding glycosidase codes for MTLVNHNFLGLNNFVRRYEGNPILSPDGWPYPANATFNPGATLFRGETLLLVRVEDCRGFSHLTLARSKDGIKDWEIDTEPALYPEAHINEEQWGLEDPRITWLEEEERYAVTYVSFSRGGPVVSLALTEDFKNFVKHGSLLPPEDKDACLFPRRFKTDHGKRYALIHRPIIRGEAHIWISFSPDLKHWGDHQILIPTRPGWWDHTRVGLGPQPIETPWGWLIFYHGVRQTASGSLYRVGAALLDLEDPTQVICRTDEWIMSPKESFEWLGDVPGVVFPTGAIVDEENDQIRLYYGAADRYTGLAFLPYREFIQYLEEKCKKKAGN; via the coding sequence ATGACTTTGGTGAACCATAATTTTTTGGGGCTTAATAATTTTGTTAGGCGTTATGAAGGGAACCCAATCTTATCTCCGGATGGCTGGCCCTACCCAGCCAATGCCACTTTCAACCCAGGAGCAACGCTTTTCAGGGGCGAGACTCTGCTTCTGGTGCGGGTTGAAGATTGTCGGGGTTTCTCACATCTCACTCTTGCTCGGAGTAAAGACGGAATAAAGGATTGGGAAATTGACACCGAACCTGCTCTTTATCCGGAGGCCCACATTAACGAGGAGCAGTGGGGGTTAGAGGACCCAAGAATTACATGGCTTGAGGAAGAAGAAAGATATGCGGTTACCTACGTTTCTTTCAGTAGGGGTGGTCCCGTGGTTTCTCTGGCGCTCACTGAAGACTTCAAAAACTTTGTCAAACATGGTTCGCTTCTTCCTCCTGAAGATAAGGATGCCTGTCTTTTTCCACGCAGGTTTAAAACTGATCATGGAAAGCGCTATGCACTCATACATCGCCCCATCATCAGGGGGGAAGCACATATCTGGATTTCTTTTTCGCCCGACCTTAAACACTGGGGTGATCATCAAATACTGATACCCACTCGTCCTGGGTGGTGGGACCATACCCGAGTAGGACTTGGTCCTCAACCTATTGAGACTCCCTGGGGTTGGTTGATTTTTTATCATGGAGTGCGGCAAACTGCTTCAGGAAGCCTTTATCGAGTCGGAGCAGCCCTACTCGACCTTGAAGACCCCACCCAAGTCATATGTAGGACTGACGAGTGGATTATGAGCCCCAAAGAAAGCTTTGAATGGCTAGGAGATGTTCCTGGAGTTGTGTTTCCAACCGGAGCAATCGTCGATGAAGAGAATGACCAGATACGCCTTTACTATGGTGCTGCGGATCGATACACTGGTCTTGCTTTTCTCCCCTACCGAGAATTTATCCAGTATCTGGAGGAAAAGTGCAAAAAGAAAGCCGGGAATTAA
- a CDS encoding sulfide/dihydroorotate dehydrogenase-like FAD/NAD-binding protein — translation MFKILKKQVLTPEIKLMVIDAPRVARKAKAGQFVILRINDQGERIPLTIADFDPEKGTVTIIFQEVGKTTMMLGEMEAGDTILDFVGPLGKEMEEKNFGHVVCVGGGVGIAPTFPKARALKEAGNRVTSIIGARTASMLFWEDKMREVSDKLYVTTDDGSYGEKGFVTTVLERVLEQEKVDLVIAVGPVMMMKMTSLLTKKHGVPTLVSLNPIMVDGTGMCGCCRVSVNGQCKFTCVDGPIFDGHAVDFDELLSRQRIYLEEEKRALEKYLATRAKEEAHYAE, via the coding sequence GTGTTCAAAATACTTAAGAAACAGGTACTGACCCCTGAAATTAAATTAATGGTAATTGATGCTCCGCGCGTAGCCAGAAAGGCAAAAGCTGGCCAGTTTGTTATCCTTAGAATCAATGACCAGGGAGAGCGAATACCTCTGACCATTGCAGACTTTGACCCGGAAAAGGGTACAGTAACTATCATTTTTCAAGAAGTAGGCAAAACCACCATGATGCTTGGCGAAATGGAAGCAGGCGATACCATACTGGACTTTGTAGGTCCGCTGGGTAAAGAAATGGAAGAGAAAAACTTTGGTCATGTAGTTTGTGTGGGAGGAGGTGTGGGCATCGCTCCTACCTTTCCCAAGGCCAGAGCTCTCAAAGAAGCTGGTAACAGAGTAACTTCTATAATAGGTGCCAGAACGGCAAGTATGCTTTTCTGGGAAGATAAAATGCGGGAGGTAAGCGATAAGCTCTACGTAACCACTGATGACGGTAGCTATGGAGAAAAGGGATTTGTGACCACCGTTCTGGAAAGAGTTCTTGAGCAAGAAAAAGTAGACCTGGTAATAGCTGTTGGTCCGGTTATGATGATGAAGATGACCAGCCTGTTGACCAAAAAACATGGAGTACCTACCCTGGTCAGTTTAAATCCCATAATGGTTGACGGAACCGGAATGTGCGGTTGCTGTCGGGTTAGTGTAAATGGACAGTGTAAGTTTACCTGTGTCGATGGACCTATTTTTGATGGGCATGCTGTTGATTTTGATGAGCTTCTGTCTCGTCAAAGGATTTATCTTGAAGAAGAAAAACGCGCTTTAGAAAAGTATCTGGCAACCAGAGCAAAGGAGGAAGCACACTATGCAGAATAG
- the gltA gene encoding NADPH-dependent glutamate synthase gives MQNRLSGRPKMPQRPPKERIKDFEEVPLGLPEWAAVEEAKRCLQCKKPQCVQGCPVEIDIPGFLKLVAEGRFEDAIAKIKEKNSLPAICGRVCPQETQCEEKCVLGKKGQPIAIGYLERFVADYEREKGIRPPSAPSWNGHRVAVIGSGPAGLTCAGDLAKMGYQVTIFEALHAPGGVLVYGIPEFRLPKSIVAQEVDYVRSLGVEIELSCVVGKTLTIDDLREEGYEAFFIGTGAGLPYFLNIPGENLNGIYSANEFLTRTNLMKAYLFPEFDTPVKIGRRVAVIGGGNVAMDAARCALRLGAEEVCLVYRRTKKEMPARVEEVERAEEEGVNCIILTNPVRFIGNDNGWVTGIECIQMELGEPDESGRRRPVPIPGSEFVIPIDTVVVAIGQGPNPLLLETIKGLALNKKGYIAADPQTGATSLPGVFAGGDIVTGAATVISAMGAGKRAARSIDLYLKDPNKFPQWR, from the coding sequence ATGCAGAATAGACTTTCTGGTCGTCCCAAAATGCCTCAGCGCCCTCCAAAGGAGCGCATAAAAGACTTTGAAGAAGTGCCTCTCGGATTGCCTGAATGGGCAGCGGTTGAAGAAGCAAAACGTTGCCTACAGTGCAAAAAACCACAATGTGTACAGGGTTGTCCAGTGGAAATAGACATTCCTGGTTTTCTTAAGCTGGTTGCTGAAGGACGCTTTGAAGACGCAATTGCCAAAATCAAGGAAAAAAACAGCTTGCCGGCCATTTGCGGAAGAGTATGTCCCCAGGAAACCCAGTGTGAAGAAAAATGTGTCCTTGGCAAGAAAGGACAACCCATTGCCATCGGTTATTTAGAGCGTTTCGTCGCTGATTACGAACGCGAAAAAGGAATCCGACCACCTTCGGCTCCTTCCTGGAATGGACATCGTGTAGCCGTTATCGGTTCAGGTCCTGCCGGTTTGACTTGTGCAGGAGACCTTGCAAAGATGGGCTATCAGGTTACCATTTTCGAAGCTCTACATGCACCAGGCGGAGTTCTGGTTTACGGAATACCTGAGTTCCGCTTGCCCAAAAGCATCGTTGCTCAGGAAGTCGACTACGTGCGTTCTCTTGGGGTGGAAATAGAACTAAGCTGTGTAGTTGGGAAAACCCTAACTATCGATGATTTGAGAGAGGAAGGGTATGAAGCCTTTTTTATTGGCACTGGGGCCGGACTACCTTATTTTCTTAACATTCCAGGCGAAAATCTCAATGGTATATATTCAGCCAACGAGTTTTTGACCAGAACAAACTTGATGAAAGCCTACCTTTTTCCAGAATTTGATACTCCAGTCAAAATAGGCAGAAGAGTGGCAGTCATCGGGGGAGGAAATGTAGCTATGGATGCAGCACGCTGTGCTTTGAGACTTGGAGCAGAAGAAGTATGCCTGGTATACCGCAGAACCAAGAAAGAAATGCCGGCTCGAGTAGAAGAAGTGGAAAGAGCCGAAGAGGAAGGTGTAAATTGTATAATTTTAACTAACCCGGTGAGATTTATAGGCAATGATAACGGTTGGGTTACCGGAATAGAATGCATCCAGATGGAGCTGGGAGAACCGGACGAATCAGGAAGAAGGAGACCAGTGCCTATCCCCGGTTCCGAATTTGTAATTCCCATAGACACAGTAGTAGTAGCCATAGGTCAGGGGCCCAATCCTTTACTACTTGAAACCATAAAGGGACTTGCCCTCAATAAAAAGGGATACATTGCTGCCGATCCCCAAACTGGGGCAACCTCCTTGCCAGGAGTTTTTGCAGGAGGAGACATCGTCACCGGCGCGGCTACTGTCATTTCGGCAATGGGCGCAGGCAAGCGTGCAGCCCGTTCTATAGATCTTTACCTGAAAGACCCCAATAAATTTCCACAGTGGAGGTAA
- the lpdA gene encoding dihydrolipoyl dehydrogenase yields the protein MREFDLLVIGGGPAGYAGAIRAAQRGLKVALIEKRELGGTCLNRGCIPTKALFKAQEVLHLVQNAAQFGIKASFEGLDWNQVLKRKNQIVKRLTGGVGFLLRKAGAEIIQGVARFVDGNQIEVTKADESKEVLKARFIFLASGSRTALPPVKGLELEGVIDSEEALSLPSLPERLVVIGGGVIGMELACIFNTFGVQVEVIEMMPKILPPVDSEVTALLTEMVEKRGMKIHLEARVKAIQKVAKSLKVTFEKEGQEKEVQGDLVLIATGRKPLLEGLNIESTGIQVENGVPKTDSTMRTTVPHIYAIGDINGRHMLAHVAYKEAEVAVANLLGEKKYMDYRAVPNCVFCSPEVASVGLSEEEAIQKGFDVSIGKFPFRGCGKALIEGESEGFVKIIACKKTKEILGIHIIGPQASSLIAEATLAMALECTPQEIAETIHAHPTLPEATMEAAEAVFGAPLHFS from the coding sequence ATGCGTGAATTTGACCTTTTAGTGATTGGTGGCGGTCCAGCCGGATATGCGGGAGCCATACGCGCAGCACAAAGAGGGTTAAAAGTAGCGTTAATAGAAAAAAGAGAGTTAGGGGGTACTTGCCTTAACCGGGGTTGCATACCTACTAAAGCCTTATTTAAGGCTCAAGAAGTACTGCACCTTGTGCAAAATGCCGCCCAGTTTGGGATTAAGGCAAGCTTTGAGGGTCTGGATTGGAACCAGGTCCTCAAAAGGAAAAACCAGATAGTAAAAAGGCTAACAGGTGGAGTAGGTTTTTTGCTACGCAAAGCTGGAGCAGAAATCATTCAAGGGGTAGCTCGTTTTGTGGATGGGAACCAGATTGAAGTTACCAAGGCGGATGAGAGCAAGGAAGTATTGAAAGCGAGGTTTATCTTCCTGGCTTCGGGCTCCAGGACCGCTCTGCCACCTGTGAAAGGGTTAGAACTTGAAGGAGTAATCGACAGCGAAGAGGCACTGTCTTTACCCTCCTTACCCGAAAGGCTTGTAGTAATTGGTGGGGGGGTTATTGGTATGGAATTAGCATGTATTTTCAACACTTTTGGTGTCCAAGTAGAAGTTATTGAAATGATGCCCAAGATACTGCCTCCAGTTGATAGCGAAGTGACTGCTTTGCTTACTGAAATGGTCGAAAAAAGAGGCATGAAAATCCACCTTGAAGCCAGAGTCAAAGCGATTCAAAAAGTAGCAAAGAGTCTTAAGGTTACTTTTGAAAAAGAAGGCCAGGAAAAAGAAGTGCAAGGCGACCTGGTTCTCATAGCAACAGGCAGAAAGCCCCTTTTAGAAGGGTTGAACATTGAATCCACCGGAATACAGGTCGAAAATGGCGTTCCCAAAACTGATTCAACTATGCGCACCACTGTACCCCACATCTATGCGATAGGAGACATAAACGGAAGACACATGCTGGCCCACGTTGCCTACAAAGAAGCTGAAGTAGCTGTAGCTAACCTATTGGGTGAGAAAAAATACATGGATTACCGAGCTGTACCCAATTGTGTTTTTTGCTCACCCGAGGTTGCTTCAGTGGGCCTCTCCGAGGAAGAAGCTATCCAGAAAGGTTTTGACGTGAGTATTGGCAAATTTCCCTTTCGAGGCTGTGGAAAAGCGCTTATTGAGGGTGAGAGTGAGGGTTTTGTCAAAATCATTGCCTGTAAAAAAACCAAAGAAATACTTGGAATACACATCATTGGCCCGCAAGCGTCTTCTCTTATTGCAGAAGCCACGTTAGCCATGGCCCTGGAATGTACTCCCCAGGAGATTGCCGAAACTATCCACGCACATCCCACCCTTCCTGAAGCAACCATGGAAGCAGCAGAAGCCGTTTTTGGGGCTCCATTGCACTTCTCCTGA
- a CDS encoding aminomethyltransferase family protein, translating into MRKLPLAHKHLEIGARMGGFASWEVPLFYKSIREEYFTCKNNCGLFDISHLGKFIVQGKDAQAFMEFISTRHFSEKVSPRGKVSFFLNIRGGIIDMSLVYKIEDRKFLIFTNAGAREKFFLWTSYIANQHHFDIEVEDHTEGSLLFSIQGPKSREVVKRAFSENLDSLPRFGWKKLAASNYNLMIMRSAFSYEDGFEIWHQGIDNGNIWGTLLQQITEQGGCPCGFGVRDLLRFEASLPLHGQEIDETVTPLELKKEYLIEWEKEDFIGKSSLYLERKIGPKKQLVGIEIIEGRKIPRYGYPVYSSQNLPCGYITSGNYSFMFRKILGLGFLDQQSCSLGEELIISAPGGKIKGRIVNIPFITSFSEKGE; encoded by the coding sequence TTGAGAAAGCTCCCTCTGGCCCACAAACATCTTGAAATCGGCGCAAGAATGGGGGGATTTGCAAGCTGGGAAGTGCCTCTTTTCTACAAGAGCATTCGCGAAGAATATTTCACCTGCAAAAACAACTGTGGCCTTTTCGACATTTCCCATCTGGGCAAATTCATAGTTCAAGGTAAAGATGCGCAAGCTTTTATGGAATTTATTTCAACCCGCCACTTCTCAGAAAAAGTCTCCCCACGGGGTAAAGTGAGCTTCTTTTTAAACATAAGGGGTGGCATTATTGATATGTCTTTGGTCTACAAAATCGAGGACCGAAAGTTTTTGATATTCACCAATGCTGGAGCCCGAGAGAAATTTTTTCTATGGACAAGTTATATTGCAAATCAGCATCATTTTGACATAGAAGTTGAAGATCATACTGAAGGGAGTCTCCTTTTTTCCATACAGGGACCAAAAAGCCGGGAAGTCGTGAAAAGAGCTTTTTCTGAAAATCTGGACTCCTTGCCCCGTTTCGGGTGGAAAAAACTTGCAGCATCCAATTACAACCTGATGATTATGCGAAGCGCTTTTTCTTACGAAGACGGTTTTGAAATATGGCATCAGGGGATAGACAACGGAAACATCTGGGGAACTTTACTTCAGCAGATTACTGAACAGGGAGGTTGTCCCTGTGGCTTTGGAGTTCGGGATCTTTTACGCTTTGAAGCTTCATTGCCACTTCACGGGCAGGAAATCGATGAAACGGTAACCCCACTTGAGCTCAAAAAGGAATATCTTATAGAATGGGAAAAAGAAGACTTTATAGGCAAAAGTTCACTATACCTTGAGCGGAAAATTGGACCCAAAAAACAGCTGGTAGGCATAGAAATCATTGAGGGGAGAAAAATACCCCGTTATGGCTATCCTGTATACAGTTCCCAGAATCTACCCTGTGGCTACATTACCAGTGGCAACTATTCCTTTATGTTTAGGAAAATCCTGGGGCTTGGCTTTCTGGACCAACAAAGTTGCTCCCTCGGAGAAGAGCTGATTATCTCGGCTCCAGGGGGTAAAATAAAAGGCAGGATAGTAAATATTCCTTTCATTACATCTTTTTCTGAGAAAGGAGAATGA
- the gcvH gene encoding glycine cleavage system protein GcvH, protein MNIPEGLLYTKDHIWVKREGDMVTCGITDYAQSELGDVVFIELPSPGQKFKKGQKMGSVESVKSVSNLYAPVSGEIMEVNGALEEKPETINQKPYEGWIAKIKIEDEKELGELLTADQYRKFIQES, encoded by the coding sequence ATGAACATTCCAGAAGGTTTGCTTTACACCAAAGACCACATTTGGGTTAAAAGAGAAGGGGATATGGTAACCTGTGGCATCACCGATTACGCCCAAAGTGAGCTGGGTGATGTGGTCTTTATAGAACTTCCCTCTCCTGGTCAGAAATTTAAAAAGGGGCAAAAAATGGGCAGTGTAGAATCGGTTAAAAGTGTGTCTAATCTCTACGCTCCTGTCTCTGGAGAAATAATGGAAGTGAACGGTGCCCTGGAAGAAAAGCCCGAAACCATCAATCAAAAACCTTATGAGGGATGGATAGCCAAAATAAAAATCGAAGATGAAAAAGAACTGGGTGAACTACTCACTGCAGACCAGTACAGAAAATTTATCCAGGAAAGCTGA
- a CDS encoding biotin/lipoate A/B protein ligase family protein, whose protein sequence is MNYSLQTSTENLSRKADLILRVIFDGKNSGFWNMAQDEALLSLGETIEQAVPPTLRFFSWSEPTLSIGRFQRTDSLNLSYLEKKKIPLVRRPTGGRAILHDNEITFSLYLPLPKETLNPLVLYCSLKEAWVKTLQKIGLFPDTKNNSKNYFASPYCFSLNTAHEITIRGKKIIGIAQAKAKKGVLFQGSFILSGNREEIACCFINCEKIQQELWSNLTTLEELTPKPPVKEEITNIFLNTLAATLEMPWYRGELSGEEQKRAEELFQTKYAPLSPYHTER, encoded by the coding sequence GTGAACTACTCACTGCAGACCAGTACAGAAAATTTATCCAGGAAAGCTGACCTAATTTTAAGAGTTATATTTGACGGTAAAAATTCTGGCTTCTGGAACATGGCCCAGGATGAAGCTTTGCTTAGCCTGGGAGAAACAATAGAACAGGCTGTCCCTCCCACTTTGCGGTTTTTTTCATGGTCAGAACCAACCCTCTCAATAGGGCGTTTCCAGAGAACGGACAGCCTAAACCTCTCTTACCTTGAGAAAAAGAAGATCCCCCTGGTTAGGCGCCCTACTGGAGGAAGAGCTATACTACACGACAACGAGATAACCTTCAGCCTGTACCTTCCACTTCCTAAGGAAACTCTCAACCCCCTTGTTCTTTACTGCTCCCTAAAAGAAGCGTGGGTAAAGACTCTGCAGAAAATAGGTTTGTTTCCCGATACAAAGAACAATTCTAAAAACTACTTTGCCTCACCTTATTGTTTTTCTCTGAACACTGCCCACGAGATAACCATTAGAGGAAAGAAAATAATTGGCATAGCCCAGGCGAAAGCGAAAAAAGGAGTCCTTTTTCAGGGCTCGTTCATCCTATCTGGTAATCGTGAAGAAATAGCCTGCTGTTTTATAAATTGCGAAAAAATCCAACAAGAACTCTGGTCAAACTTAACTACTCTCGAGGAGTTAACCCCCAAACCGCCAGTAAAAGAAGAAATCACAAACATATTCCTCAATACCTTGGCAGCAACTCTTGAGATGCCCTGGTACAGAGGAGAGCTCAGTGGAGAGGAACAAAAAAGGGCTGAAGAGCTCTTCCAGACTAAGTATGCACCCTTATCTCCTTACCACACCGAAAGATAA
- the thrS gene encoding threonine--tRNA ligase, translating into MSKEKRAIAAVSKEGEIIDLSLVKENDAVERYIYFDDPEGKKIYWHSTAHIMAQAVKRLYPEAKLGVGPAIEEGFYYDFDIPGGIEETALKAIEKEMKKIIKENLPFVRKEASKEEARDIFEKRGEKYKLEILEEIPEERVSIYQNGEFVDLCRGPHVPSTGFIKAFALLSVAGAYWKGKAENPMLQRIYGISFESKEELQAYLERLEEARKRDHRRLGKELDLFSLHEEGPGFPFFHPKGMIIINTLIDFWRKEHLKRGYQEIRTPIMLDRKLWERSGHWEHYRENMYFTQIENREFAIKPMNCPGGILVYQTRLRSYKELPLRIAELGLVHRHELSGVLHGLMRVRCFTQDDAHIYMEPHQVKDEIIGVIRLADFFYRLFNFDYEVELSTRPEKAMGSDEMWELATSSLEEALKELNLPYRVNEGEGAFYGPKIDFHLRDSLGRRWQCGTIQLDFSMPEKFDLSYIGKDGARHRPVMLHRTVLGSIERFLGILIEHFAGAFPLWLAPVQVVILPIAERHLSYAQKVKATLLEREIRTELDDENATLGAKIRKAQNSKIPYILIVGDKEEQEEKVSVRKRKEGDIGSLTLEKFIANIQEAINKKSVE; encoded by the coding sequence ATGAGTAAGGAAAAACGCGCGATAGCAGCTGTTTCAAAAGAGGGAGAAATCATAGACCTAAGCCTCGTCAAGGAAAATGATGCGGTGGAACGGTATATTTATTTCGATGATCCAGAAGGCAAGAAAATCTATTGGCACAGCACTGCCCACATTATGGCTCAGGCGGTAAAAAGATTGTACCCGGAAGCCAAGTTGGGTGTTGGACCAGCAATTGAAGAAGGTTTCTATTATGATTTCGACATCCCGGGAGGAATTGAGGAAACAGCGCTTAAAGCTATAGAAAAAGAAATGAAAAAAATCATTAAAGAAAATTTACCCTTTGTACGCAAAGAAGCGAGCAAAGAAGAAGCAAGAGATATTTTTGAGAAGCGAGGAGAAAAATACAAATTAGAAATCCTTGAAGAGATACCTGAAGAACGAGTGAGCATATATCAAAATGGAGAATTTGTAGACCTCTGTCGAGGGCCTCACGTGCCTTCCACAGGTTTTATAAAGGCATTTGCGCTTTTGAGCGTTGCAGGAGCCTACTGGAAAGGAAAAGCCGAGAACCCTATGCTCCAGCGAATCTATGGGATTTCTTTCGAGAGCAAGGAAGAGCTGCAAGCATATTTAGAGCGCCTGGAAGAAGCTCGAAAAAGAGACCATAGGCGCTTGGGAAAAGAACTGGATCTTTTCAGCCTTCACGAAGAAGGCCCAGGTTTTCCGTTCTTTCATCCCAAAGGCATGATTATCATAAATACTCTGATAGACTTCTGGCGTAAAGAGCACCTGAAGCGAGGCTACCAGGAAATTAGAACTCCTATCATGTTGGATAGAAAGCTCTGGGAGCGCTCTGGACACTGGGAACATTATCGGGAAAATATGTATTTTACTCAGATTGAAAACCGGGAATTTGCTATAAAACCCATGAACTGCCCTGGAGGCATTCTTGTCTACCAGACCCGCTTACGCAGTTACAAAGAACTCCCCCTCCGTATTGCAGAACTTGGTCTGGTGCACAGACACGAGCTATCTGGAGTTTTGCACGGCCTTATGCGCGTCCGCTGCTTTACCCAAGATGATGCACACATTTATATGGAGCCCCACCAGGTTAAAGACGAAATCATAGGAGTGATAAGACTCGCCGACTTCTTCTATCGACTTTTTAACTTTGACTACGAAGTAGAACTGAGCACTCGTCCTGAAAAAGCAATGGGTTCTGACGAAATGTGGGAACTGGCCACTTCCTCCCTGGAAGAGGCCCTTAAAGAACTCAATCTTCCTTACCGCGTCAACGAAGGAGAAGGCGCTTTTTATGGGCCTAAAATTGACTTCCATCTGCGTGATAGCCTGGGACGCCGCTGGCAATGCGGTACCATCCAGCTCGACTTCTCGATGCCCGAAAAGTTTGACCTCTCTTACATAGGAAAAGATGGAGCCCGGCACAGACCTGTAATGCTTCATCGTACCGTTTTGGGGAGCATAGAGCGTTTTTTGGGAATACTCATTGAGCATTTTGCAGGAGCTTTCCCACTCTGGCTGGCACCTGTGCAGGTTGTGATATTACCAATAGCTGAACGACATCTTTCCTACGCCCAGAAAGTCAAAGCGACTTTACTGGAGAGGGAAATAAGAACTGAGTTGGACGACGAAAATGCAACGCTGGGGGCCAAAATAAGGAAAGCGCAAAATAGCAAAATTCCTTATATTTTGATTGTGGGTGACAAAGAGGAACAGGAAGAAAAAGTGAGTGTGCGGAAAAGAAAAGAGGGAGATATTGGGAGTTTAACTCTGGAAAAATTCATCGCAAATATTCAGGAAGCAATCAATAAAAAATCAGTGGAGTGA